The following coding sequences are from one Pyrobaculum sp. 3827-6 window:
- a CDS encoding FHA domain-containing protein yields the protein MEIYTVEVYPQYLLLKTRDGRAAYKVDGYRVFGRGDFMWHPYSIYISRRHFAVGRMGGGYFIEDLGSTNGTFVNGVDIRGMGRVDVKPGDVINVANVVELLVD from the coding sequence ATGGAGATCTACACCGTTGAGGTCTACCCCCAGTACCTCCTTCTGAAGACGAGAGACGGGAGGGCGGCCTACAAAGTAGACGGCTACAGGGTGTTCGGGAGGGGTGACTTCATGTGGCATCCCTACAGCATATACATATCACGCCGCCACTTCGCCGTGGGGCGCATGGGCGGGGGCTACTTCATAGAGGATCTGGGGAGCACCAACGGGACTTTTGTAAACGGGGTAGACATCAGAGGCATGGGGCGCGTCGACGTCAAGCCCGGCGACGTCATCAACGTGGCCAATGTGGTGGAGCTACTCGTCGACTAG
- a CDS encoding KaiC domain-containing protein: MKRISTGVEELDKALEGGIPQGSWVVATGEPGVGKSILCIHFAYAGLRAGDPVVYVTTEQEFRDVMEQAKQLGMDFAQYAAYNIAWKKEPEELPEIVVIDIFGLLKVARQLTERAREESPEKVRRYAALSIDTLIEAINEAYKILAVAGERGTPERHVRLVIDSMSAFWVDKPVMARKYSYQLKIATHRDNVTALLTSQYAPTTRQAYGFGLEHIADGVIHMWMDEVETAKEVRRWLIIKKMRMTAHETKAFKVRIESGRGLVLEKIS, from the coding sequence GTGAAGAGGATATCCACGGGGGTGGAGGAGCTGGACAAGGCGCTGGAGGGGGGCATACCCCAGGGCTCTTGGGTGGTGGCCACGGGGGAGCCGGGGGTGGGCAAGTCTATTCTATGCATCCACTTCGCATATGCGGGGCTGAGGGCCGGCGACCCCGTGGTGTACGTCACCACCGAGCAGGAGTTTAGAGACGTCATGGAGCAGGCTAAGCAGCTGGGCATGGACTTTGCCCAGTACGCCGCCTACAACATCGCGTGGAAGAAGGAGCCGGAGGAGCTGCCAGAGATTGTGGTGATCGACATATTCGGCCTTTTGAAGGTGGCTAGGCAGCTCACCGAGAGGGCCAGGGAGGAGAGCCCGGAGAAGGTTAGGCGCTACGCCGCCCTCTCCATCGACACCTTGATTGAGGCCATCAACGAGGCCTATAAAATACTGGCCGTGGCGGGGGAGAGGGGCACGCCGGAGCGGCACGTGAGGCTCGTCATCGACTCCATGTCGGCCTTCTGGGTGGACAAGCCCGTCATGGCTAGGAAGTACAGCTACCAGCTGAAGATAGCCACCCACCGAGACAACGTGACGGCGCTCCTAACCAGCCAGTACGCCCCGACTACGAGGCAGGCCTACGGCTTCGGCCTTGAACACATCGCTGACGGGGTGATACACATGTGGATGGACGAGGTGGAGACAGCCAAGGAGGTGCGGAGGTGGCTGATAATAAAGAAGATGAGGATGACCGCCCACGAAACCAAGGCCTTCAAAGTGAGGATAGAGTCTGGGAGGGGCCTAGTCCTTGAGAAAATCTCGTAG
- a CDS encoding CoA transferase: protein MMEREATLKELFRPEGKPAALEGVKVLEICGVNFGCMIAGSLLQELGAEVYTLFDEEAAKITAEGVYIEGVGIPYFVEGRGKRRVTWGEVSSILPTVDILIDGLGPGKLAERGVGYPQLAEKYPALIYVAVSPFGHFPTQKSREYANMPDSDLTGQAYNGYMAMLGNPSLPEPYSYPLRAGIWLSWAFTGAAAALGALAAYWQRLKTGKGRFVDVATNDVLSVVHPYQVGAGFILGRGRRRSPTIDANLYVTYTTAKAKDRFVAIATVIWPEIEAFFEIIGRPDLAEKWREAMAKVEERPEELHRLEKEVFNIVAQIPSNELIRRSREKGRPPIAVVKTLEEVAAQEHWHTRRAIMQVDCRGKRLLMPGTPYVLSETPGRANQPC, encoded by the coding sequence ATGATGGAGAGAGAAGCCACTTTGAAAGAGTTGTTTAGGCCGGAGGGCAAGCCTGCGGCGCTTGAGGGAGTCAAGGTACTGGAGATATGTGGTGTGAACTTCGGCTGTATGATCGCGGGCTCGCTTCTCCAGGAGCTGGGCGCCGAGGTCTACACACTCTTCGACGAGGAGGCGGCGAAGATCACCGCAGAGGGCGTATATATAGAGGGGGTAGGCATCCCGTATTTCGTTGAGGGGCGCGGCAAGAGGAGGGTGACGTGGGGGGAGGTGTCGTCCATACTGCCGACGGTTGACATACTAATAGACGGATTAGGGCCTGGCAAGCTGGCGGAGAGGGGGGTGGGCTATCCCCAGCTCGCAGAAAAGTACCCAGCTCTGATCTACGTCGCGGTTTCCCCCTTTGGCCACTTCCCGACGCAGAAATCAAGAGAGTATGCAAACATGCCTGACTCGGATCTCACGGGACAGGCATACAACGGCTACATGGCTATGCTCGGGAATCCAAGCCTTCCGGAGCCTTACTCTTACCCATTGAGAGCAGGAATCTGGCTTTCGTGGGCTTTTACAGGCGCCGCGGCTGCGCTGGGGGCCCTGGCGGCTTACTGGCAGAGGCTCAAGACAGGAAAGGGACGTTTTGTAGACGTGGCTACAAACGACGTGTTGTCCGTAGTCCACCCATATCAAGTCGGCGCTGGGTTTATCCTTGGGAGGGGCAGGAGGAGGTCGCCGACCATCGACGCTAATCTATACGTCACCTACACTACTGCAAAGGCAAAAGATCGCTTCGTGGCCATTGCCACGGTGATATGGCCAGAAATCGAGGCGTTCTTCGAAATAATTGGCAGGCCTGACCTCGCCGAGAAGTGGAGAGAGGCAATGGCTAAGGTGGAGGAGAGGCCAGAGGAGCTCCACAGACTTGAGAAAGAGGTGTTTAACATCGTTGCGCAGATACCATCTAATGAGTTGATTAGGCGTAGCCGCGAGAAGGGAAGGCCCCCCATCGCCGTGGTTAAGACCCTGGAGGAGGTAGCGGCTCAGGAACACTGGCACACGAGGCGTGCCATTATGCAGGTTGACTGCAGAGGCAAGCGGTTATTAATGCCGGGCACCCCCTATGTCCTCTCGGAGACGCCGGGCAGAGCTAATCAGCCCTGTTGA
- a CDS encoding CaiB/BaiF CoA-transferase family protein, with product MNYFDVIGTFLKNPVDSRPLEGVRVIEFAHYILGPNIPRLLAQLGAEVVKVEPPPRGDRWKYASMWGGRGFFKGMRIDYLYLNSNKYFLGLDFRSEKGRELMLELVKRADIFVENMEPGTLDRYGLGYLRLREVNPRLIYVSASGYGQFGPLHKLPSYDIIGQAESGIMDTTGWEEGEVNELYRLPDYPGDWLPSTMAVSAVIAALIYRVKSGRGQYIDLSQAASLQRFMYHFVYMSATGRRMGRSGFFDPFAVVSGVFKTADGKFVAVAAMTERQAKALAEVVPGLAEAVGDKWRSYKALAEWASKKTLGDVLDVCRKLGVPAQPVMNDFDVVSDPWRWERGSVVKIVDRLYGEIVVPGPVVKMAGVDLGVKWVARPVGYHNKLVLKKWLGYGAEEVDGLVKRGVLGYWDGQIGNTPPPGWRAEDDPVYLGERDEV from the coding sequence ATGAATTACTTTGACGTTATAGGGACATTTTTAAAAAATCCTGTAGATAGCAGGCCACTAGAGGGGGTTAGGGTTATAGAGTTTGCCCACTACATACTGGGGCCCAACATCCCGCGCCTACTTGCGCAATTGGGGGCAGAGGTGGTTAAGGTAGAGCCCCCACCTAGGGGTGACAGGTGGAAATACGCATCTATGTGGGGCGGTAGGGGGTTTTTCAAAGGCATGAGAATTGACTACCTTTACCTCAACTCCAACAAGTACTTCCTGGGTCTTGACTTTAGGTCGGAGAAGGGCCGAGAGTTGATGCTTGAGCTCGTGAAGAGGGCAGATATCTTTGTGGAGAATATGGAGCCCGGCACGCTGGATCGCTACGGCTTGGGCTACCTACGGCTGAGGGAGGTAAACCCCAGGCTCATATATGTAAGCGCCAGCGGCTACGGGCAGTTTGGCCCTCTCCACAAGTTGCCAAGTTACGACATAATTGGTCAGGCTGAGTCGGGTATTATGGACACAACCGGGTGGGAGGAGGGCGAGGTGAATGAGCTGTACAGACTGCCCGACTACCCTGGCGATTGGCTACCCTCAACCATGGCTGTAAGCGCTGTGATCGCCGCGTTGATATACCGAGTAAAAAGCGGCAGAGGCCAATATATAGATCTCTCCCAAGCGGCTAGCCTCCAGCGGTTTATGTACCACTTTGTATATATGTCGGCCACGGGCAGGAGGATGGGGAGAAGCGGCTTTTTCGACCCCTTTGCCGTGGTGTCCGGCGTATTTAAAACCGCCGACGGCAAGTTCGTCGCCGTGGCGGCAATGACCGAGCGCCAAGCAAAGGCACTCGCAGAAGTTGTTCCCGGCCTTGCAGAGGCTGTTGGAGATAAGTGGAGGAGCTACAAGGCCCTGGCCGAGTGGGCTTCGAAGAAGACGCTGGGGGATGTCTTAGACGTATGTAGAAAGCTGGGGGTACCCGCGCAACCTGTAATGAACGACTTCGACGTGGTGAGCGATCCGTGGAGATGGGAGAGGGGTTCGGTGGTCAAGATAGTAGATAGGCTGTATGGAGAGATCGTGGTGCCCGGGCCGGTTGTTAAGATGGCTGGAGTTGACCTAGGCGTGAAGTGGGTGGCAAGGCCCGTGGGGTACCACAACAAGCTGGTGCTTAAGAAGTGGCTTGGGTACGGCGCAGAGGAGGTAGACGGGCTAGTGAAGAGAGGCGTATTGGGCTATTGGGACGGCCAGATAGGCAATACGCCGCCGCCCGGCTGGCGGGCCGAGGATGACCCTGTATACCTCGGCGAGAGGGACGAGGTATGA
- a CDS encoding tRNA pseudouridine(38-40) synthase TruA (mediates pseudouridylation (positions 38, 39, 40) at the tRNA anticodon region which contributes to the structural stability), translating to MPYLYRIAYDGTLFYGFTGHPNSLEPRLKAAFGELLGRGSRTDPGVSAVANTVLAPQRLHIGYVNSKLPRGVWAWAVAEVPPGFNPRRAKRRRYLYVAPHWGEDVDVMRDAARLLAGTHNYSSFIQRRGDKTQPTVTTVFSIDVELRGPLIYLHFAGRGFRNKMIRKMVWAILATGRGVLRLEDLEDLLKRPRPGAVPSAPAEGLLLLDIEYDMDFQVDLTALRKAYTYFLEKYRYATAHAAALKAAGEALAMWER from the coding sequence ATGCCTTACCTATACCGCATCGCCTACGACGGCACACTGTTCTATGGATTTACGGGGCACCCCAACTCCCTGGAGCCCCGGCTAAAGGCGGCCTTTGGCGAGTTACTGGGCAGGGGAAGCAGGACGGACCCCGGCGTATCCGCAGTGGCCAACACCGTGCTGGCCCCCCAGAGGCTACACATCGGCTACGTCAACTCGAAGCTTCCGAGAGGCGTCTGGGCGTGGGCCGTGGCGGAGGTGCCCCCGGGCTTCAACCCCAGGAGGGCCAAGAGGAGGCGATATCTATACGTCGCCCCGCACTGGGGCGAGGACGTCGACGTCATGCGGGACGCCGCCAGGCTCCTCGCTGGCACGCACAACTACAGCTCTTTTATACAGCGCCGCGGAGACAAGACGCAACCCACCGTCACCACGGTGTTCAGCATAGACGTGGAGCTGAGAGGCCCACTCATCTACCTACACTTCGCGGGGAGGGGCTTTAGAAACAAGATGATCCGCAAAATGGTGTGGGCAATTCTAGCCACGGGCCGAGGCGTCTTGAGGCTAGAGGATCTAGAAGACCTCTTGAAAAGGCCAAGGCCGGGCGCGGTGCCCAGCGCCCCGGCGGAGGGGCTCTTGTTGCTAGACATCGAGTACGACATGGATTTCCAAGTCGACCTCACCGCCCTCAGAAAGGCCTACACATACTTTCTAGAGAAGTATAGATACGCAACTGCACACGCCGCGGCGCTGAAGGCAGCGGGCGAGGCGTTAGCCATGTGGGAGAGGTAG
- a CDS encoding molybdopterin-binding protein, with translation MYAVARLYGYTEEVGFKAWLGVDLARALGVRVGDGLRIESKAGVSSARVVEVVETVKAGLLLTVDVYMAVSGFRTVLIKRLSRVYEAGSVAMGVEAARALDADQLMKLVNLMVVYRVPVFTNFTGFVQAEDGSWVKLLVREISPREPAYVSKETKIFIR, from the coding sequence ATGTACGCCGTTGCGAGGCTCTACGGCTATACCGAGGAGGTGGGGTTCAAGGCCTGGCTGGGGGTGGACCTCGCCAGGGCGCTGGGGGTGAGGGTCGGCGACGGCCTGCGGATTGAGAGCAAGGCCGGGGTCTCCTCGGCCCGGGTTGTGGAGGTGGTTGAGACGGTCAAGGCAGGGCTGTTGCTGACGGTGGACGTCTACATGGCGGTGAGCGGCTTTAGGACTGTGTTGATTAAGAGGCTGAGTAGGGTATACGAGGCGGGGTCGGTGGCAATGGGAGTGGAGGCGGCCAGGGCGCTGGACGCCGACCAGCTAATGAAGCTCGTCAACCTCATGGTCGTCTACAGGGTGCCGGTATTTACAAACTTCACAGGTTTTGTACAGGCGGAGGACGGTAGCTGGGTTAAGCTCCTGGTGAGGGAGATCTCGCCGAGGGAGCCCGCCTACGTGTCGAAGGAGACGAAGATATTCATTAGATGA
- a CDS encoding MTH1187 family thiamine-binding protein, with protein MAKMVVSLSVVPLGTATPSLSKYVARVTEVIKTSGFRYRTGAGFTDVELDSYQQLASLLEKIEKTLTDMGVQRISITIKIDRRLDKELHIEEKIAKAEGL; from the coding sequence ATGGCTAAGATGGTTGTTAGCCTCTCGGTAGTCCCCCTAGGAACCGCCACCCCGAGCCTGTCTAAATACGTGGCGAGGGTAACCGAGGTCATAAAGACGTCTGGGTTTAGGTACAGGACGGGGGCCGGCTTCACCGACGTAGAGCTCGACAGCTACCAGCAACTCGCAAGCCTCCTCGAAAAGATTGAAAAGACGCTGACGGACATGGGCGTGCAGAGGATATCTATCACGATCAAAATCGACCGCCGGCTCGACAAGGAGCTACACATTGAGGAGAAGATAGCTAAGGCCGAAGGTTTATAA
- a CDS encoding MazG nucleotide pyrophosphohydrolase domain-containing protein — protein MDLAKLVEIQTAFSREKFPRFWDVKDERDLALRLEYLTNALAGEVGEAANLVKKVVRSAVYGHGDVKLSDVRDALVEELTDVFIYTLTIAGLLGIDLEKAYFEKLEKNRRRF, from the coding sequence GTGGACCTCGCCAAGCTTGTAGAGATACAGACAGCCTTTTCGAGGGAGAAGTTCCCCAGGTTTTGGGATGTCAAGGACGAGAGGGATCTTGCGCTGAGGCTTGAGTACTTGACGAACGCCCTCGCAGGCGAGGTGGGGGAGGCGGCTAACCTCGTGAAGAAGGTGGTGAGAAGCGCCGTGTATGGACACGGCGACGTGAAGCTTAGCGACGTGCGGGACGCCCTCGTCGAGGAGTTGACAGACGTGTTTATCTACACGCTCACCATAGCCGGGCTCCTGGGGATAGACCTCGAAAAGGCCTACTTCGAAAAGCTTGAAAAGAATAGGAGGAGGTTTTAG
- a CDS encoding NAD(P)-dependent oxidoreductase — protein sequence MKVGVVGLGIMGGPMAMHLHKAGLLAAVYNRTRSKAEPFEKLGVYVAQSPADLARKVDVVIVMVSDAPDVEHVLFGPGGVVEGARPGLVVVDMSTNSPEWARRFAERLARHGVEFLDAPVTGGQKGAVEGTLTVMVGGSEELFKRLLPVFQAFGRNIVYVGPVGYGQAMKLVNQVVVALNTVAMVEGLRLAKALGLDMEKVAQVLTGGAARSGSIELYLPKLLRGDLSPGFKAAHLKKDLGYVMELANKASLYLPATAMALELYKKMVEKGLGELSTHALGEVY from the coding sequence ATGAAAGTGGGGGTTGTGGGGCTAGGCATTATGGGAGGGCCCATGGCTATGCATCTACACAAGGCGGGCCTCCTCGCCGCGGTTTACAACAGGACTAGGTCGAAGGCGGAGCCCTTCGAGAAGTTGGGCGTCTACGTCGCCCAGTCGCCGGCAGATCTGGCGAGGAAGGTCGACGTGGTTATCGTAATGGTGTCAGACGCCCCGGACGTGGAGCACGTCCTCTTCGGCCCCGGCGGCGTGGTGGAGGGCGCCCGACCCGGCTTGGTTGTCGTGGACATGTCGACGAACTCGCCTGAGTGGGCGCGGCGGTTTGCCGAGAGACTAGCCCGCCACGGGGTGGAGTTTCTGGACGCCCCGGTCACCGGGGGCCAGAAGGGCGCTGTTGAGGGCACCTTGACGGTTATGGTGGGGGGCAGTGAGGAGTTGTTTAAGAGGCTTCTCCCGGTTTTCCAAGCCTTCGGCAGAAACATCGTCTACGTCGGCCCGGTGGGGTACGGCCAGGCGATGAAGCTGGTGAACCAAGTGGTGGTCGCGCTGAACACCGTGGCCATGGTGGAGGGGCTCAGGCTGGCCAAGGCCCTAGGCCTAGACATGGAGAAGGTGGCACAGGTGTTGACGGGCGGAGCGGCGAGGTCCGGCTCCATAGAGCTCTACCTGCCGAAACTGCTAAGGGGCGATCTCTCGCCTGGCTTCAAAGCCGCCCACCTAAAGAAAGACCTAGGCTACGTAATGGAGTTGGCGAATAAGGCGAGTCTATACCTCCCAGCCACTGCCATGGCCCTTGAGCTCTATAAAAAGATGGTAGAGAAGGGACTAGGTGAATTGAGTACACACGCTCTTGGGGAAGTTTACTAA
- a CDS encoding GNAT family N-acetyltransferase has translation MLTFRKAREEDVAEIVAFTMDTWDWGDYLPRVVGRWVADGNAYVALLDGRIAAVASMLLVGKSAYLRGLRVRPELRGRGIGEAMTRFLVDEARRAGASIATLLVAEWNSPSHNLVRKVGFKARLYVYGGRPAGGRGGRCLEGAEAYEALAEALGRSRGYACLPDEPWICTAVTPWELLARGRPCLGESLYIGRFSFGAAQGSPDIDVTSLSPEGYRERYAAHVLYSMEL, from the coding sequence ATGCTCACGTTTAGAAAGGCGAGGGAGGAGGACGTCGCCGAGATCGTGGCCTTCACAATGGACACGTGGGATTGGGGCGACTACCTCCCGAGGGTGGTCGGGCGGTGGGTGGCCGACGGCAACGCCTACGTGGCGCTTCTGGACGGCCGGATCGCCGCGGTCGCCTCTATGTTGCTAGTGGGGAAGTCGGCCTACCTCCGGGGCCTCAGAGTTAGGCCCGAGCTGAGGGGCAGAGGCATTGGGGAGGCCATGACGAGGTTTCTGGTGGACGAGGCGAGGCGGGCCGGCGCGTCTATAGCCACACTCCTAGTGGCGGAGTGGAACAGCCCCAGCCACAACTTGGTGAGGAAGGTGGGCTTCAAGGCCCGGCTGTATGTCTACGGCGGCAGGCCGGCGGGGGGCAGGGGCGGCAGGTGTCTAGAGGGCGCCGAGGCCTACGAGGCCCTGGCCGAGGCCCTTGGGCGTAGCCGGGGCTACGCCTGCCTCCCCGACGAGCCTTGGATCTGCACCGCCGTGACTCCGTGGGAGCTACTGGCGCGGGGCAGGCCGTGTCTCGGCGAGTCTCTGTACATAGGGAGGTTCTCCTTCGGCGCCGCCCAGGGTAGCCCCGATATAGACGTCACATCCCTCAGCCCGGAGGGCTACAGAGAGCGCTACGCCGCCCACGTCCTGTACTCAATGGAGCTTTAA
- the mqnC gene encoding cyclic dehypoxanthinyl futalosine synthase, with the protein MLLKEDLWALGRRAYEIRKRLYGNVATYISNMVLNYTNVCVVGCSFCAFYRPPGHREAYSYTVEEAVKRVLAVDAAHGLRQVLIQGGVNPDIGIEYFEELFRTLKAKAPHIAIHALSPLEVEYLSRRERATYREVLERLKAAGMDTMPGGGGEILVDRVRRAIAPRKIDSATWLRIMEEAHKLGIYTSATMMYGHVETPSDIAEHMYKIAELQRRTGGFMAFIAWNFEPGTSELGRKIPHPKTSATLLRMVAVARIVFEGLIPHIQAGWLTTGPETAQLALYFGADDFGGTLYEEKVLEWKRAEAPIDRRADVVNIIKSAGFTPVERDNWYRPAS; encoded by the coding sequence ATGCTTTTGAAAGAGGATCTCTGGGCCCTAGGGAGGAGGGCGTACGAAATTCGGAAGAGGCTTTATGGAAACGTCGCCACGTACATCAGCAACATGGTGCTGAACTACACCAACGTCTGCGTCGTGGGCTGTAGCTTCTGCGCCTTCTACCGCCCGCCGGGGCACAGGGAGGCCTACAGCTACACGGTGGAGGAGGCGGTTAAGCGCGTGCTGGCGGTGGACGCGGCCCACGGCCTTAGACAGGTGCTCATCCAGGGCGGGGTGAACCCCGACATCGGGATTGAGTATTTCGAAGAGCTTTTCCGCACCCTCAAGGCGAAGGCCCCTCACATCGCCATCCACGCCCTCTCGCCGCTTGAGGTGGAGTACCTCTCCCGGAGGGAGAGGGCCACGTACCGCGAGGTGCTTGAGAGGCTCAAGGCGGCGGGCATGGACACCATGCCGGGGGGCGGCGGGGAGATCCTCGTGGATAGGGTGAGGAGGGCGATCGCGCCTAGGAAGATAGACAGCGCCACGTGGCTGAGGATTATGGAGGAGGCGCATAAACTCGGCATCTACACCTCGGCCACCATGATGTACGGCCACGTAGAGACGCCGAGCGACATAGCCGAGCACATGTACAAAATTGCAGAGCTTCAGCGGAGGACCGGGGGCTTCATGGCGTTTATCGCCTGGAACTTCGAGCCTGGGACGAGCGAGCTGGGTAGGAAGATCCCCCACCCCAAGACATCCGCGACGCTTCTCAGAATGGTGGCCGTGGCCCGGATAGTCTTCGAGGGGCTGATCCCCCACATACAGGCGGGGTGGCTCACCACGGGGCCCGAGACGGCGCAGCTGGCGCTGTACTTCGGCGCGGACGACTTCGGCGGCACACTGTACGAGGAGAAGGTGCTGGAGTGGAAAAGAGCCGAGGCCCCCATAGACAGGAGGGCCGACGTCGTCAATATAATCAAGTCGGCCGGGTTCACCCCGGTGGAGAGGGACAACTGGTACCGGCCGGCGTCGTGA
- a CDS encoding CofH family radical SAM protein, which produces MAARGLDRGDAVYLMREVDFFTLAEAAHLYTQKLFGDVVTFVNNVVINYTNICVAKCPICAFYRLPGHGEGYLRSPEEVGALVERFAKELGVTELHVNGGFNPFLKPEYFDELFKAVKKRAPRVVVKGPTMAEVAYYAKLWGMSWGEVLARWRDAGLDAISGGGAEIFADEVRRVVSPHKISGEEWIQIAEVAHKLGIPSNATMLYGHVEREEHVVDHIFRVKELQEKTGGLMLFIPVKFNPLNTELHARGIVTRPAPSTYDVKVVAVARLILGGALKVGAYWLSVGKKLASTLLLAGANDLVGTMYNEAVLTSAGAKHSASVEELAAIAREAGKRPALRDTFHRVLTYL; this is translated from the coding sequence ATGGCCGCGAGGGGCTTGGACAGGGGCGACGCCGTCTATCTAATGCGCGAGGTGGACTTCTTCACCCTCGCAGAGGCGGCGCACCTCTATACGCAGAAGCTCTTCGGCGACGTGGTGACCTTCGTCAACAACGTAGTGATAAACTACACAAACATATGCGTGGCCAAGTGCCCCATATGTGCATTCTACAGACTCCCCGGCCACGGAGAGGGCTATCTGAGGAGCCCCGAGGAGGTGGGGGCCCTTGTGGAGCGCTTCGCCAAGGAGCTGGGGGTGACCGAGTTGCACGTCAACGGCGGCTTCAACCCGTTCCTAAAGCCCGAGTACTTCGACGAGCTTTTCAAGGCAGTGAAGAAGAGGGCGCCGCGCGTCGTCGTCAAAGGCCCCACCATGGCGGAGGTGGCGTACTACGCAAAGCTCTGGGGGATGAGCTGGGGGGAGGTGCTGGCCCGGTGGAGAGACGCAGGTCTAGACGCCATATCGGGGGGCGGCGCGGAGATCTTCGCAGACGAGGTGAGGAGGGTGGTGTCCCCCCACAAAATCTCCGGCGAGGAGTGGATACAGATAGCTGAGGTCGCCCACAAGCTGGGCATCCCCAGCAACGCCACCATGCTCTACGGCCACGTCGAGAGGGAGGAGCACGTGGTCGACCACATCTTCCGCGTAAAAGAGCTCCAGGAGAAGACCGGCGGCTTGATGCTGTTTATACCCGTCAAGTTCAACCCCCTCAACACGGAGCTACACGCCAGAGGCATAGTGACCCGGCCAGCCCCCTCTACATACGACGTGAAGGTAGTGGCAGTGGCGAGGCTTATACTGGGGGGCGCCCTCAAGGTGGGGGCCTACTGGCTCTCCGTCGGTAAGAAGCTAGCCTCGACGCTACTCCTCGCGGGGGCAAACGACTTGGTGGGGACTATGTACAACGAAGCCGTATTAACCTCCGCCGGCGCGAAGCACAGTGCATCAGTAGAGGAGCTGGCCGCCATCGCCAGGGAGGCCGGGAAGAGGCCGGCGCTGAGAGACACCTTCCACAGAGTACTAACCTACCTCTAG
- a CDS encoding diphthine synthase produces MFFLVGVGPGPGYITEVAARIIREADCVFYEDYTGPLDVEGLRRVARSEPVRLTRRDLEEESGRRIFECLREGRRAVLVTAGDPALATAHSALVALARSRGYRAEVVPGVSIICAAFSVSCLSIYKMGGVATVTYPRGGVYSTRPYELVEQNLRRGFHTLLLLDVREDGAFMPPRDAAAVLMQLEERERRGVFTPALPVVVVHRLGWGGSALYTTLGDLATSGVEGPAVVIVPSQLSPVERECVEGLARRQAV; encoded by the coding sequence GTGTTCTTCCTCGTGGGTGTTGGGCCGGGGCCTGGCTACATCACGGAGGTGGCGGCTAGAATCATACGGGAGGCCGACTGCGTCTTCTACGAAGACTACACCGGCCCTCTCGACGTGGAGGGGCTGAGGAGGGTGGCCAGGTCTGAGCCTGTGAGGCTCACCCGCCGCGACTTGGAGGAGGAGTCTGGTAGGAGGATCTTCGAGTGCCTGAGAGAAGGCCGCCGGGCTGTGCTGGTCACCGCCGGCGACCCCGCCCTCGCCACCGCGCACAGCGCCTTGGTTGCCCTCGCCAGGTCGAGGGGGTACCGGGCGGAGGTGGTGCCCGGGGTGTCCATCATATGCGCCGCCTTCTCCGTCAGCTGTCTGTCGATATACAAGATGGGGGGTGTGGCCACCGTGACGTACCCAAGAGGCGGCGTCTACTCCACAAGGCCCTACGAGCTGGTGGAGCAAAACCTGAGGCGGGGCTTCCACACACTCCTCCTACTCGACGTTAGGGAAGACGGCGCGTTCATGCCGCCTAGAGACGCCGCCGCGGTGTTGATGCAGCTAGAGGAGCGGGAGAGGCGCGGCGTCTTCACCCCCGCCCTCCCGGTGGTCGTGGTGCACCGCCTCGGCTGGGGAGGCTCGGCGCTGTACACCACCCTCGGCGACTTGGCGACCAGCGGCGTCGAGGGGCCGGCAGTCGTCATAGTTCCCTCCCAGCTGAGCCCGGTGGAGAGGGAATGCGTCGAGGGGCTCGCCAGGCGCCAAGCCGTTTAA